CCGTTCACAGAAATCATACAGGCTTTCAAAGGGACCGTTTTGTTTGCGATCTTCCACAATCACGTCAATGGCGGTATTCCCCACGCCTTTGACCGCAGCCAGTCCGAACCGGATACAACCTTTGGACACAATGAACTGGGATTCGCTTTCATTGACATCCGGCGGCAGTACCTGAATATCATGGGTCCGGCATTCATCCATGAATTTGAGCACGGCATCGGTGTTGCCCCGTTCACTGGTCATCAGCGCCGCGATGAATTCCAGGGTATAATTGGCTTTCAGATATGCGGTCTGAAACGCAATCAAAGCATAGGCCGCACTGTGGGATTTGTTGAACCCATACCCGCCGAATTTTTCCATGAGATCAAAAAGCTCTGCCGCTTTTTTGGGATCATGGTTGTTTTTGGCAGCCCCTTCCAGAAACAGTTTCCGGTGGGCCTCCATCATGGCGGCAATCTTCTTGCCCATGGCTTTCCGAAGCCCGTCCGCATCCGCCATGGAATAATTGGCCAGAACCCCGGCGATCTTCATCACCTGTTCCTGGTACAGGATCACCCCATAGGTTTCTTTGAGAATCGGTGCCAATTCGTCAAACAGATACGCGACCTCTTCCCTGCCGTGTTTTCTTTCCACATAGGTGTTGGCCATGCCGCTGTCCAGAGGGCCCGGCCGGTACAGGGCCACCAGGGCCACGATATCGGAAAACGTGGCCGGTTTGAGGCGAAGAATCAGTTCTTTCATGCCGGAACTTTCCAGCTGAAACACCCCGGTGGTATCGGCCCGCTGAAGCAGGTCAAAGGTGTTTTCATCTGAAAAATCCAGATGGTCCATATCCGGCACCGGCTTGTCCTGCTTTTCGATCAGTTCCAGGCAGTTCTTGATGACAGTCAGGTTTCTCAACCCCAGGAAATCAAACTTCACCAGCCCCAGTTTTTCCACATAATTCATGTCAAACTGGGTAATGGTCTCCCCTTCCTTACCCCGGAACAGCGGCAGATATTCGTTCAGCGGCTTGTCCGCCACCACCACACCGGCGGCATGGGTGGATGCATGCCGGGGCAGCCCTTCCAGGAGCAGGGCTGTTTCCAGCATCTGGGTCTTGTCGTCTGAAACATCACATATCTCCCGGATGGCCGGCACTTCTTCCAAAGCCTTTGTCAGGTTCTTGGCCCCGTCCGGAATCAGCTTGGCGATCTCGTCCACTTCAGACAAAGGGATTCCCAGAGCCCGTCCCACATCCCGGATCACTGCCTTGGCTTTGAGTTTCCCAAATGTGATGATCTGGCAGACATATTCAGGCCCCCCATACCGGTCAATGGTATAGTGATACACCTTGTCCCTGCCCTCGATGCAGAAATCCACGTCAATATCCGGCATGGAGATCCGGGAAGGGTTCAGAAACCGCTCGAAAATCAGGCCGTGTTCAATGGGATCCAGGGCCGTGATATCCATGGCATATGCCACCATGGACCCGGCGGCAGACCCCCGGCCCGGACCCACGGGTACCCCTATTTTCCGGGCATGGGCAATGAAATCCGCCACAATGAGAAAATATCCGGGAAACCCCATGTCCAGAATGATCTTGATCTCATAGGCAATGCGGTCCCGGTATTCCTGTTCATTGACATTGGGGTTCTTTTTTTTGATGATGGCCAGTTTCTCTTCAAACCCGGCCATGGCTTTCTGCCTGAACAGTTCCGCCTCACTGTCTTCGTCCGACTGGGCATACCGGGGGAAATGATAGGTTTTATCATCAAATTCCACATTGCACCGGGCCGCCACATCCTTTGTGTTTTCAATGGCACCGGCATACTGGCCTAGGGTGGCGATCATCTCGTCGGATGATTTGAAATACAGCTGGTCTGAATCGAATTTGAACCGGTTCTGATTGGAGACCGTATCCCCGGTCTGGATGCACAAAAGGATGTCGTGGGCTTTTTTGTCCTCTTTGGCCAGATAATGGCAGTCATTGGTGGCCACCATGGGAATGGACAGGCGCTGGCTGATATCGGCAATGCCCTGGTTGACCTTTTGCTGGATGGGCATCCCGTTTTCCTGGACTTCCAGAAAAAAATTGCCCTCCCCCAGGGTTTCCAGATAAAACCGGGCCGCCGCATCCGCCCCTTCCATATCATTGGCCATGATGGCCTTGGGAATATCCCCTTTCAGGCAGGCGGACAACCCGATCAACCCCTTGGAATGGGCGGCCAGCAGTTCCCTGTCGATGCGGGGCTTGTAATAAAATCCCTTGAGCTGGGCAATGGACACCAGTTTGCACAGGTTGGCATACCCTTCCCGGTCCTGGGCCAGCAGCACCAGGTGGCTCAATCCCTTGTGATCCATCTGGGTTTTATGAATGATGGACCGGGGGGCCACATAGACTTCACACCCTAGAATAGGCTTAATCCCTGCTTTCCGGGCTTTTTCATAAAATGCAGCCACACCGAACATGGTGCCGTGATCAGTCATGGACACGGCATCCATGTTGTATTCTTTGCATTTTTTCAACAGGGGATCCAGTCGGATGGCCCCGTCCAGCAGCGAATATTCCGTATGCAAATGAAGGTGATAAAACATGCCGGCGGAATCAGTCATCAGTCTCAGCTGCTTTCCACGCGGTAATTGGGGGCTTCCTTGGTGATCACCACGTCATGGACATGGCTTTCCTTTAACCCGGCAGCCGTGATTTTCACAAACCGGGCTTTTTCATGCAGGTCCTCGATGGTGACAGCCCCCAGATATCCCATACCGGCTTTGACACCGCCTACCATCTGAAGAATATTCTCCCGGATGGTGCCTCGATAGGGAATCCGGCCCACAATGCCTTCGGGCACCAGTTCTTCGGTTTCTGACGTGTCTTTTTGATAATACCGGTCGGATGATCCTTTTTTCATGGCTTCCACCGATCCCATTCCCCGGTAGGCTTTATAGGAACGGCCCTGGTAGATGACGATTTCACCGGGGCTTTCATGGGTGCCGGCCAGAAGGCTGCCCAGCATCACGGAATGGGCCCCGGCGCCTAAAGCCTTGGCAATGTCTCCGGAAAATTTAATGCCCCCGTCAGCGATGATGGGCACTCCGGTCTTTCTGGAAATATCCTTGCAGTTCTGTATGGCGGTGAGCTGGGGAACCCCCACCCCTGCCACGATGCGGGTGGTGCAGATGGACCCCGGACCGATCCCGATTTTCACGGCATCCGCCCCGGCATCGATCAGGGCTTTGGTTCCTTTTTCCGTGGCCACATTGCCGGCCACCACCTGGGCATCGGGAAAATGGTGTTTGATCTTTTTCACGGCATCGATCACATTTTTGGAATGCCCGTGGGAGGTGTCAATGACCAGGGCATCCACCCCGGCACTGATCAGGGCCTCCACCCGGGTCATCATGTCCGACCCCACGCCCACGGCCGCTCCGGCCCTCAGACGTCCATATGAATCTTTGCAGGCATTGGGGTATTTTTTTATTTTTTCAATATCCTTGATGGTGATCAACCCTTTGAGTTTGCCCTGACTGTCCACCACCAGCAGTTTTTCAATGCGGTGTTTATGCAGCATGATTTTGGATTCTTCCAGGGTGCACTTTTCAGTCACTGTGACCAGGTTTTCACTGGTCATCACATCTTTGGCCGGTTTTTCCAGCTGGGTTTCAAACCGCAGGTCCCGGTTGGTGACAATGCCCACCAGTTTTTCACCCTCAACCACCGGAATGCCGGAAATCCGGTATTTGGCCATGATGTTGAGCACTTCTGAAATGGACACGTCCGGGTGAATGGTCACCGGATCCACAATCATCCCGCTTTCCGATTTTTTGACCCGATCCACCTCAATGACCTGGTCCTCGATGGACAGATTTCTGTGAATAAACCCCAAACCGCCGGCTCTAGCCATGCTGATGGCGGTCAAGGCTTCAGTCACGGTATCCATGGCTGCCGCGACAATGGGAATATTGAGTTCAAGTCCCCGGGTCAACCGGGTTTTGACCGATACTTCATCAGGAAGAATCGCGGAAAAATCAGGTACCAGCAGGACATCGTCAAAAGACAGTCCTTCATCCGGTAATATTTTGGACATAACTTGCCTCCAGAAAGGAAAAAATTTGTTTATTCATACCATCGGAGCAGCCTTGACAGGAAGGTGAAAAACAGCAGCCTGAAATTGAATCCCCCAACCGGTATTTATAAACACAATCTTTTAACAAATTTGGATCTTCAAGGCAAGATCTTATATCCCTTGACGTCGGTGCTGGCGGTGGGACACCAGCGGTGCCCCCTCCGGGGGGCGGCCTTGTACCTACTCATGCCGCAAAGCCACGATCGGATCCACCCGGGCCGCCCGGGCCGCCGGATACAATCCGAAAACAATGCCGATACCCAGACTCACACACAACGGCAGTAAAATGCCCATGGGTGTGATGACTGTGGGCATTTTCGCAAACCAGGTAATAAAAAAAGGAATGGCGACCCCCATTGCCAGTCCCAGTATGCCGCCCACAAAAGACAATACCATTGCCTCGATCAAAAACTGGATGATGATCTGTTTCCGTTTGGCACCGATGGCCCGGCGGATACCGATTTCCCGGGTCCGTTCCGTCACCGATGCCAGCATGATGTTCATGATGCCGATACCGCCCACCAGCAGGCTGATCCCGGCAATGGCTCCCAGCACAATATTGAAGGTCCGTTTGGTGGCTTCCGCCTGCTTGAGCAGGGCCAGGGGGACCTGGATCTGAAAATCCTTTTTTTTGTGAAACAAAGACAGCATGCGCTCAATGGCCCGGGCCGAAGGTTCCACCTGATCCAGGGATGCCACCTGAACAATGATCTGATTGAGTTCCACTTTTTCTCTCAGGCGCGATCCGGAAGACATTTTTATCACCACATCTCCGAAATAGGACATGGCCGTGGTAATGGGAATGTAGGCATCGATTTCCCGGTCCGGGATCTGCATGGCCCCGGACGCTCCGGTTTCATTTTTCACAATACCGATCACGGTAAAACTGTCCACCCCGATACGAATGGTCTGGCCGATGGTCTGCCGGGTGGCCAGCAGTTTTCTGGCACCGAATTCCGTGAGAATCACCACCGGCGATTTGGCGTCCAGATCTTTTTGCATCAGGGTCCGGCCGCCCAGCACAGGTCTGGGAATCACTTCAAACCACTGGTCACTGGTTCCCACCACCCGCAATTCCACGGCCCGATGTCCGATCCGGGCCTCTTTGCGCACCAATTTAACGGGCACGTTTTTTTTAACGGAAGAAAAGCTCTGGGCGATCCGTTCATGATCCATATAGGTCAACCCATAGATACTCATGAACGACGGGGTGGTGCCGGCCGCGTCTTCTTCCGCCGGTTTGACCGATGAAATCAGGATATTATGGCTGCCCAGTTTCCGGATCTGTTCCAGGGCCTCTTTGCTGGCCCCCTCCCCCACGGCCAGCATGGCCACCACGCTGCCCACCCCGAACACCACCCCCAGCATGGTGAGAAATGACCGCAGCTTGTGCAGCAAAAGCGTCTGGATGCCCGAGGACAATTCCCTGGAGAACTGGATCTGTTTCATGTCACCTTTTCAACCTTCAGGATACGCCCGTCTTTCATATAAAGCCGGTTTTGCGCATATTCAGCGATTTGGGATTCGTGGGTCACCATAATAATGGTTTTCCCCCCTTCATGGAGGGATCCCAGCAATGCCATGATCTGTTCACTGGTTCGGGTATCCAGATTGCCGGTGGGTTCATCCGCCAGAATCAGTTCCGGGTCCGCAGCCAGGGCCCGGGCAATGGCCACCCGCTGCATCTGCCCGCCCGACAGTTCAAACGGCCGGTGCGTCAGCCGTGTTTCAAGTCCCACCATCGATGCCAGATTTTGGGCGTGGTTTGCACTTTTTTCCTTGTCCCAGCCCAGATAGTACAGCGGCAGCTCAATATTGCGCTGCACCGTGAGCTGGGGAATCAGATTAAAACTCTGGAAAACAAACCCGATATGCCTCAACCGGATATCACTTAAGGCATCATCGGTGTGTGCACTGATATTTCTGCCCTGAAACAGGTACCGGCCCGATGTCAGACGGTCCAGGCATCCGATGACATTCATCAAGGTACTTTTACCGGACCCGCTGGATCCCATAACGGCCCAGAAACTTCCCTTTTCAAATGCCACATCCATACCGTCCAGGGCGGCCACCTGCTGACGGCCCATGGTATAGATCTTTTTTGCATTTTCAAGACAGATCAGTGACCTGGGGGCATCATTTGTTTTGTCCGGCGTCATGATCCTATTTTTCCTGCTCCGGGAGAGGATCCGGGTCTGTCAAAGGGGCGGCATCTTTACCCGCATCCTTGAGGGGCGGGGTGAGCAGCACAATATCACCGGTCTTCAGCCCATCTTTCACATGAATCAACCGGTTGTTGTCCAGACCGATCTCCACCTGCCGGGGAACAAATTCATTGCCGGCTTTCACATATACCGTGGGAACACCCTGGACCTGAAGAACCGCCTGAACCGGAACGGACAGCACATTGTCATGGGTCTCCACAATAATCCGGGCCTGGCAGCTCATGCCGGTTCTCATGTCACTGTCATTTCCATCCAGAAAAATCTGGGTGGTGAACACCTTCAAATCCGGATTCATCCAGATGCTCTGGGCATCAGGCAGCGGGGCGATATGCATGATTCTGCCTGAAAATTCCCGGCCGGGCAACGCATCCACAGTCACTTTTGCCGGCATGCCTTTCCGGACTTTTTTAAGATTGGATTCATGGATGGCGACTTCCGCATTGCTGGAACTGGCCGTGGGCAGATAGATCAGTTCCTGGCGTTCCCGGATATCCTGGCCTTCCTGGAGCGGTTCCGTATTTCTCCTAAACATGCCGCCCTGGGCGCTGGTGGCATAAATCACAAGCCCCTGGGCCGGAGAGATAATTTTTGTTTTTTCCAGCTGGGTCAAAATTTTTTCCAGTTTGTCCTTCTGTCGTTTAAACTCGGCTTCTCTGGCTTTGAGCTCAGCCTGGGCCTGCACCACATCGGCCCGGGCTTTGCGCCTTGTCCGCTCCAGGGCCATCTCGGCCTGACTGACATCACTTTTGCGCTGGGCCAGATCCCGTTGGTTGGTATAATTGACCAGCAGATCCAGATTGTTTTCTGCCAGGGTCAAATCCAGAGCCTTTTTTTTCTCAGCCAGTTCATCGGCTGCCAGCTCAGTCTGGGAAATAAATTTTTCTTTATACAGGGTTTTGGACCAATCCAGCCGTTCCCTGGCCCGGGCCAGTTCTTCCTGGGCCAGGGTGATTTCTGCGTTGGCTTTCTGCAATGCATTGGGATATTCGCCATCCGTGTATTTTTTCAAATCCTGGCGGGCAAAATCCAGGGTCAGTTTTGCCAGATCCAGGTCGCTTTGGGCCTGGTTCTCCACCACTGCCAGGGTTTCGGTGGCATTGACAAATGCGGCGTCCGCATTCTGCACCTTGATTTCCTGATCGATTCTTGCATCCATCAATGCACTGGCATCCAGTTCCACCAGCAGGTCCCCTTTTTTCACCTGGGTGCCCTCGGGAATCAGATAGAGAATGGACGTTTTTCCCTCCACCTCGTTTTTGATGATCAACTGCTCCCTGGCCTTGATGGTACCGGACTCCACCAGATCGATGGTCAACGGCCCGGATCTCACCTCATACACGGCATCCCTGGACAATGGTTCAGGAGAATCCGAAAACCGGTGCCACAAAACCAGAGAAAGGGTTCCGAACACCACAAGCACTACCCCCCAAATCTTCCATTTTTTGCCTGACATCAAAACGATCCTTTTGGTGAATATTCCTGCCATAATCCGGTATCCGTGACCATAAGCACTCCCATATCCCGTTGAATCTCCAGCTCCGCGATCCGGTAATTGACCCTTGCCGCCGTCAGATTGTTCTGGGCAGCCAGCAACGCATCCTGGGCTTCCAGCAGATCCCGGGTTTCAGCCCTGCCCGCCTCCATGAACAAAGAAATGCTTTTCACCCGCTTTTCCGCCAGAGCCACGGCCTGGGCCTGGATAAACAAGGTCTGTCTGGCTTCGAACAATTCCCTTAACCGGCTGCGTATCTCGGTTTTCAGTGTGTCTTCCAGTTTCTGAACCTCCCGCACCGCCTGTTCCAGCTGAATGAACCGGTTGCGGTAGGTCACCGCTTCAGCGGTTCGCTCAAAAGGCAGATCCATGGTCAAAAAAGCGGAAAAAACCCCTTTGTCCGTGCGAAGCCGGGCATTGTCAAGATCTGCGGTGGTGATGGTTCTGCGTTCCCCCACGGATACAGATCCCAGAAACGTCAGTTCAGCGCCCAGAGCATCGGCTGCCACCACCACGGCCCGTTGGGCATCAAACACTTTTCCCTGGGCCACCTGCAAATCCCGCCGCCGGGCCAGGCCCAGAGAAATGGCGGTTTGCTCGGACAGCTCCAAAGGACCGGGAAGCTCTGGGTCCCGATGTAAATCATCCATTTTCTCCATCTGCTTGAGAGGTGCCATATCCAGACGGATTTCAGCATCCGGCGGTAACCCCAGCAGCATTTTAAAGGAATCCATCTGTTTTTTGAACGCCTCCTGGGCTGAAAGCCATCGCTGCCTTGCCACCAGCTGGGTCTGGACGGACTGATCCACCTCGATCTCCTTGAGCCGGCCGGCATCGCCCAGGCGCCGGCTTCGAAGCGTCAGTGCCTGGCGGCGGATATAGTCATCCCGGGCATTGTCCACCGTGTCCATCTGCTGTAACAGGTTCAGATACTGACGGCCCACGGCCACGGCAAATGTTTGTTTGAATTGCTCAAATTCCAGAATGGCATACACCATATTCTGCTCTGCCTGCCGCAGGGGTTCTGTGACAATATGCCGGCCCGACCCCCGCAGCAACGGAATGGACAGACTGGCATCTCCGAGAACTCCCAGTGACGAATTGCCTCCGCTGAACAGCAAAGAGGCCAGATCCGCCGCCAGAGATGCCGTCAATACAGGTCCGCTTTCAAACCGGCGTTCACCGGTCATTTCCATACTGGAGCGGGTCCCTTTCCGGTCGGGATCCGTGGACAGATCCGCACTGAACAGCTGCTGCACCTGCCCGATGACCTTGTTTCGAAAAAAATCCTGCTCCAGATACAGGGCCAGACCTGCCTGGAACACGGCTTCTTTTCTGGTTTGAAACTCAAAACTGTTCTGGGCACCGATTTCCAGAGATTGAAACAAAGACAGGGTCAATGGGGATGCCTGTTTTTCCCGATGGGTATCCGGCGTCTGGATGGCTGCGGGAAACCCGGGTTCCGGCCAGTGCGGAATTTCCAGCAGATGACCCGTTCCCAGGGATGCCGGCCCGGCAACCGGCAAAGACAGCTGTTGAAGCAGTTGCCGCCGCAACGTGTCTCCGGGTTTTTCAATGCTGAATTTTGATTCTTTTTCAAGTATCTGGGAACGGGTTTGTGTCACCATTTCCCGGACCCCGGCATCCACATCCCGGCGGAACGCTTCCGGGGTCCGGCACCCCGCAGTCAGTCCAAGCAAAAAGATCAGAATTATGATTTTAAAAACAGAAGCAGTCATCACTCAAGTTTCGCCAGTATTTCAGGAATTGCCGGAGGAACCCGGGTGCTTGAACGGGTCAGATTCCGAATCATGGAAAAATGATTGCCCGGCACCCGGATCAAAGGCAGGTCATTGAGCCGGGTGGCGTTCACAGAGACCAGGCCGTCACCCAGCATATTTTCCACATCAGTTGGTTCCCGGGAAAAAAACATCATTCCGGCAATGATATCGATGGGCACATCCCCGGGAAGCGGCCGCTGATTCAACTGAGTCAGAAACCGGCTGCCGGGCAGAAGATCCACCCCGGCCGCACCCGTACCGTCCAGCAGGCAGTGCAGCCAGTGGGTGCCCGGCTTGAACAGGTGAAATATCTGATCCTTGATCTCGGTGATGATCCGGAACCTTGCCATTTGTGCGCCCTGATTCGGGGTTCCCACCAGAATGAGCCGCTTGACATCCGGCACTTTTCCAGCCGCCGCCGCACGTGAATAATTTATTTTTGGACAGGTGAGCATATCCCGGGCCACCAGCCCGCCCATGGAATGGGCCACAATAAAAACCGGGGATGAATTTGTTTGTGCCAGATCCTGCATGCTGTCAAAAAAGAACTTTGAAGACGCCCGGATGGCCTGGTCATTGGGATAGGACATGATGTACACCTGGAATTGTTTTTCCCAAAGGATCGGTGCCAGGTCATCCCACATAATGCCTGGATCATCCAGGCCATGGACCAGGACCACCCGGCCTTGAAAAGATCGATTTTCAGACTCACCTTCATCGCGAAAAGGATTGATCCCCTGTCTTTGGGCCAGATGGCGGGCCGGTTCCGGAAACCAGGCCTGGACCTTGAGATGAAACGCATGTCGAAGCTGCTGCTCGTTGGGCAGTATGATCCGGCGGCCCGACTGAAACACCACCGCCAGAAATACCAGCAGCAGGAAGGCGGTCCACCCTTTGTGCCGCCGGTAAAATGTATTGTCTGAACCCGTCATATCTGATAGCATGTCCTGAGTTTGTTTGCCTTAAAAATACACTAGGAAAGTCATGAACACCACCCATAAAAAAAAGAAAATAGGCATTGTCACCGGTGGCGGTGACTGCCCTGGTCTTAATGCGGTTATCCGGGCCATTGTCAAAGCCGCTGCCCTGCAGGGATGGGAAAGCATCGGTATCCACGGCGGCTATGACGGGCTCCTGACGCCCATGAAAACCCGGCCCCTGTCCATCAAGGATATGGACGGCCTGCTGGTCCGGGGCGGCACGATTTTAGGCACGGCCAGCAGCGGCCCTTTTTCCGCTAAAACCGGGCAGGGAAAAACCCGTCAAATCGATTCCAGCATTCTGGCCCAGGCAAAGACCAACTTTGACCGTCTGGGCTTGTCCGCCCTGGTAGCCATTGGTGGAGACGGCACCCTGACCGTGGCATTGCAGATGCATGAGCATGGATGGCCTGTGGTGGGCGTTCCCAAAACCATTGACAACGACTTGGATGCCACGCTCATGACATTCGGGTTTGACACCGCAGTCTCCTGTGCCGTGGATGCATTGGATCGGCTTCACAGCACGGCCCAGAGCCATGACCGGGTCATGGTTTTAGAAGTCATGGGCCGATATGCTGGCTGGATTGCGACCCAGGCCGGCCTGGCCGGCGGGGCTGACGTCATTCTCATTCCTGAATTTCCGTTTAATTATGATGCGGTGTGCCGAAAAATCAACGCCCGTGAGACCGAGGGAAAATTGTTCACCCTTGTCATTGTGGCGGAAGGCGCCAGCCCGGCCGATCAGGATTTAATTGCCGACTTTGCAAACCACACGGACCGGGAAATCCGTCTGGGGGGCATCGGGGAACAGGTGGCCGAAGAAATTCAGTCCAGAACCGGAAAAGAATCCCGATGCGTGGTGTTGGGCCATTTGCAGCGGGGTGGCACACCCACGCAGTTTGACCGTCAATTGTGCACCCGGTTTGGGGTCTATGCCGTTCAGATGATTGCCAGAAACCAGTTCGGCATGATGGCCGCGTTGACCGGGACCGGGATTGCACCGGTCCTTCTGGCCGACGCTGTGGACCGGATCCGCACCGTGCCCCGGGAAGGGGAACTGGTCATGACCGCCCGGGCCTTAGGTATCAGTTTCGGAGACGGTTAAGTGGCCTGTACGCTTAAGTCTTATGGAACGATCCAGACGGCAATATCTGATGCATGACTGATGATCTGCCTGGACACGGATCCCATGAAAAATGATTTATTGATACCCCGCCGGCCGATGACCAGGGTATTGAATTTGTTTTTTTCCGCATAGGTCACCACGTCTTGCCCGATACGTCGGGAACCTTGCAGCGTATGAACATCCACCTGATTCTGTGACAGTCCCATCTGTTTAAATTTATCCATGGCCTGGGGGTAGAACTGATCCACACAGGCCCGATCCTTTTTTTCAATAATCTGGACAAATTCGGGATCGTCCTCCAGGTTGATTTCACAATAATTATGGGCTGTGTTGGTGACATGGATCAGTGTGACGTGGACCTCTTTATTTTCCGATATCATGAATCCCACGTGATCCACCGCCCGCAAGGCATCTTCAGATCCGTCAATGGCCACCAGAATCTTTTCAGTCGAATTCTGCCCCGCATCTTTGTTCACCATCCATACGGGGATCACCTGAGATCGTTCCAGAATGGCTTCGGAAACGCTGGTATCAAAAAATTTGTGAATCCCTGATACGCCCCGTCGCCCCACCACAATGGCATCCATCATTTTTTTCTGGGCATATTCGATCACATCCTGTGCCAGTCCCAGTTCCCGGGGCCGGGTCAACAGACGGATACGATCTTTTGGAAAACCGGCATCCGTCATTTCAGATTTAAGCCGGTTCAGCAGTTCCATGGCTGCGGCTTCATTTTTTTTCAACACCCGGTTCATCTGGGCACGGACATGCATATCCCTGGCCGCTTCTTCTTTAAGATACAATGACACCGGGGCCTGCACATGATACAGCACACAATGTAAATCCTTGATAAAAGACGATACCCGGGCCGCATACCTGACTGCCTGCAGCGAAGTCCGGGATTGATCCACAGGAACGAGAACCTGTTTTTCCATACAGCCCTCCTTTTTTAGAAATGATCTATTACAATAACGTTACTCATATCCCGGGGTCAAGTCAAGAATGACACATGGTTTTTCATTTGCCGCTAAGGCCAGATGTGCTATATTGATAGATTGAATTCAATTTATACAGGAAACCCGCTCATGCTGCTGAAAATAAATCCGGACAATCCCCAGGAACGACTGGTTTCCCGGGTCGTGGATATCCTCAGAAAAGGCGGTATCATCGCCTATCCCACAGATACATTCTATGGGATAGGCTGTGATATCATGAACAAAAAAGCCATAGAACAGGTGTATGCCATCAAACAGCGCAACCCCAGCAAACCCTTCAGCTTTATCTGCCCGGACCTGAAAGATATCGCCACCTATGCCAAGGTATCCAATATCGCTTACCGGAATATGAAACGATTACTGCCGGGCCCGTACACCTTTGTGCTGCCGGGATCCAGGATGGTGCCCAAAATCATGCTCACCAACCGGAA
Above is a window of Desulfotignum balticum DSM 7044 DNA encoding:
- a CDS encoding MFP transporter, whose protein sequence is MSGKKWKIWGVVLVVFGTLSLVLWHRFSDSPEPLSRDAVYEVRSGPLTIDLVESGTIKAREQLIIKNEVEGKTSILYLIPEGTQVKKGDLLVELDASALMDARIDQEIKVQNADAAFVNATETLAVVENQAQSDLDLAKLTLDFARQDLKKYTDGEYPNALQKANAEITLAQEELARARERLDWSKTLYKEKFISQTELAADELAEKKKALDLTLAENNLDLLVNYTNQRDLAQRKSDVSQAEMALERTRRKARADVVQAQAELKAREAEFKRQKDKLEKILTQLEKTKIISPAQGLVIYATSAQGGMFRRNTEPLQEGQDIRERQELIYLPTASSSNAEVAIHESNLKKVRKGMPAKVTVDALPGREFSGRIMHIAPLPDAQSIWMNPDLKVFTTQIFLDGNDSDMRTGMSCQARIIVETHDNVLSVPVQAVLQVQGVPTVYVKAGNEFVPRQVEIGLDNNRLIHVKDGLKTGDIVLLTPPLKDAGKDAAPLTDPDPLPEQEK
- a CDS encoding TolC family protein; translated protein: MTASVFKIIILIFLLGLTAGCRTPEAFRRDVDAGVREMVTQTRSQILEKESKFSIEKPGDTLRRQLLQQLSLPVAGPASLGTGHLLEIPHWPEPGFPAAIQTPDTHREKQASPLTLSLFQSLEIGAQNSFEFQTRKEAVFQAGLALYLEQDFFRNKVIGQVQQLFSADLSTDPDRKGTRSSMEMTGERRFESGPVLTASLAADLASLLFSGGNSSLGVLGDASLSIPLLRGSGRHIVTEPLRQAEQNMVYAILEFEQFKQTFAVAVGRQYLNLLQQMDTVDNARDDYIRRQALTLRSRRLGDAGRLKEIEVDQSVQTQLVARQRWLSAQEAFKKQMDSFKMLLGLPPDAEIRLDMAPLKQMEKMDDLHRDPELPGPLELSEQTAISLGLARRRDLQVAQGKVFDAQRAVVVAADALGAELTFLGSVSVGERRTITTADLDNARLRTDKGVFSAFLTMDLPFERTAEAVTYRNRFIQLEQAVREVQKLEDTLKTEIRSRLRELFEARQTLFIQAQAVALAEKRVKSISLFMEAGRAETRDLLEAQDALLAAQNNLTAARVNYRIAELEIQRDMGVLMVTDTGLWQEYSPKGSF
- a CDS encoding alpha/beta fold hydrolase, yielding MTGSDNTFYRRHKGWTAFLLLVFLAVVFQSGRRIILPNEQQLRHAFHLKVQAWFPEPARHLAQRQGINPFRDEGESENRSFQGRVVLVHGLDDPGIMWDDLAPILWEKQFQVYIMSYPNDQAIRASSKFFFDSMQDLAQTNSSPVFIVAHSMGGLVARDMLTCPKINYSRAAAAGKVPDVKRLILVGTPNQGAQMARFRIITEIKDQIFHLFKPGTHWLHCLLDGTGAAGVDLLPGSRFLTQLNQRPLPGDVPIDIIAGMMFFSREPTDVENMLGDGLVSVNATRLNDLPLIRVPGNHFSMIRNLTRSSTRVPPAIPEILAKLE
- a CDS encoding 6-phosphofructokinase, with amino-acid sequence MNTTHKKKKIGIVTGGGDCPGLNAVIRAIVKAAALQGWESIGIHGGYDGLLTPMKTRPLSIKDMDGLLVRGGTILGTASSGPFSAKTGQGKTRQIDSSILAQAKTNFDRLGLSALVAIGGDGTLTVALQMHEHGWPVVGVPKTIDNDLDATLMTFGFDTAVSCAVDALDRLHSTAQSHDRVMVLEVMGRYAGWIATQAGLAGGADVILIPEFPFNYDAVCRKINARETEGKLFTLVIVAEGASPADQDLIADFANHTDREIRLGGIGEQVAEEIQSRTGKESRCVVLGHLQRGGTPTQFDRQLCTRFGVYAVQMIARNQFGMMAALTGTGIAPVLLADAVDRIRTVPREGELVMTARALGISFGDG
- a CDS encoding universal stress protein encodes the protein MEKQVLVPVDQSRTSLQAVRYAARVSSFIKDLHCVLYHVQAPVSLYLKEEAARDMHVRAQMNRVLKKNEAAAMELLNRLKSEMTDAGFPKDRIRLLTRPRELGLAQDVIEYAQKKMMDAIVVGRRGVSGIHKFFDTSVSEAILERSQVIPVWMVNKDAGQNSTEKILVAIDGSEDALRAVDHVGFMISENKEVHVTLIHVTNTAHNYCEINLEDDPEFVQIIEKKDRACVDQFYPQAMDKFKQMGLSQNQVDVHTLQGSRRIGQDVVTYAEKNKFNTLVIGRRGINKSFFMGSVSRQIISHASDIAVWIVP
- a CDS encoding L-threonylcarbamoyladenylate synthase; this encodes MLLKINPDNPQERLVSRVVDILRKGGIIAYPTDTFYGIGCDIMNKKAIEQVYAIKQRNPSKPFSFICPDLKDIATYAKVSNIAYRNMKRLLPGPYTFVLPGSRMVPKIMLTNRKTAGIRVPDHKIALALALELGNPIISTSATDPEGTVFQDPSLLHDYFGTRLDVVIDGGPVPGTASSVISLMDDVPEIIRYGAGDIEIFE